TTTGTCTTTGATGAAGCCAGGATTATACTGTAATTCTGTTCTACAACTTAGCTTTCATTTAAAACTATATCATGGACATCTTGGTTTTTAAGGCTTCCATTATCTACCTCATTATTTTTATgggataaatataattaaccaaaccaaacaaaatataCTTAATCAATCCTCCATTGTaatcatttaggttgttttctgcTTTTAACTATTAAAACAGTTCTCAAATTAATATCTCTGAAAATGTGTGGAGTGACAGAATTTGATTCTATGCAACACGCAGGattttttgttactattttttgACAATAATGGAAGCAACTCTGATTGCTAGGCGGTGAAGCCACCCCTTCTTTTAGCTGTGCTTTAaaggaaatattcagtattatatATGCTAGAGAATTTCATATCCAGGATCTTATGTAATCCTCACAAGAACTATATGTAGTTAATGGTTATTCctagttttaaaattctaatatttttctaattagaaAAATGATACATACTTATAAGGAATTTGGAACATGTTGGAGGGGCTTTCctagtagttcagtggttaagaatctaccttgcgatgcaggggacaccagtttgatccctggtccaggaagatttcacatgccacaggtcaactaagcccgtgcacctcaACTATTGAGGTCCATCCATGCgtacccagagcctgtgctctgcaacaagagaagccaccacaaggagaagcccacatactgcgactagagaaagcctctgTGCAGCAAcactcagcatagccaaaaattacatgtttttaaaaagaacacatagAAATCCTTAAAGAAAATTAACACCACCTATAATTTAGCTGTTCTAAGAAAATCTCTGTCAATATTCCAGTGAATCTCCATGTCTTCTTTCTGTGCAGTATTTCATATAGTTGAAATTTAGCTTTATACACTTCTGTATCCTCCTCATTtttagggattgaactcgtgccccctgaattggaagtgcagagttttaaccactggactgccagggaagtcccttgtatCCTGCTTTTTAATTTAAGATTATAATATTTCTTATGTCACTCCTCTtgataaccatttttaaatgctacataatattccattatgtttcTGTACCATATGTTACCGGTCTTTTAGTTTGCTTCCATTATTTCCCACTATAACATGTTATTTGCTTGGAAGGATATCTTTCATGTATAGAGATTTTTCCGTGTTTTATATTATTTAGGAGAGAGCCCTAGAAGTGAAATTAGGAGATAAAAGCTCTTATTGCATACTGCTGAACTGAAGGTTTCATTAGTCACTCATTGAATTGTTCCTACCAAGCCTTTAAGATAATCAGTCAGGCTTTTCCCGGCCGTGAGCCCTCGGAGGAGGCCTTTCGGCAGCAGCCATGGCGCCCAGCCGGAATGGCATGATCCTGAAGCCCCACTTCCACAAGGACTGGCAGCGGCGCGTGGCCACGTGGTTCAACCAGCCAGCTGGCAAGATCCATAGACGCAAGACCCAGCAGGCCAAGGCGCGCCGCATTGCCCCGCGCCCCACGTCCAGTCCTCTCCGGCCGGTGGTGAGATGCCCGATAGTCAGGTACCACACGAAGGTTTGTGCCAGCAGGGGCTTCAGCCTGGAGGAGCTTAGGGTGGCCGGCATCCACAAGAAGGTGGCCCGGACCATTGGGATCTCAGTGGACCCGAGGCGGTGGAACAAGTGCACGGAGTCCCTGCAGGCCAACATGCAGCGGCTCAAGGAGTACCGCTCCAAGCTTACCCTGTTCCCCAGGAAGCCCTCGGCCTCCAAGAAGGGAGACAGCTCTGCTGAAGAGCTCAAACTGGCCACTCATCTGACCGGACCTGTTATGCCCATACGGAAAGTCTATAAGAAGGAGAAAGCCAGAGTCATCACAGAGGAGGAGAACTTTAAGACATTTGCCAGTCTCCGCATGGCCCGCGCCAACACCCGGCTCTTTGGCATCCGGGCAAAAAGGGCCAAGGAAGCTGCAGAACAGgatgttgaaaagaaaaaataaagtgctgttGGCAACTTGTGATAAACTTGCAGTGTCCATGTGACCTTCGTTGTGTAAGGAGCcagggcctgggggcgggggggggggggggggagtagGTAGGGGGGTGGGGACCTCTTCGAGGGGTACCTGGGGTGTGTCTGACCTTTGTTGCAACAGAGCTGTGGGGGAAGCAGCTTTGGTACGGGGGAGGCTTGTGCTTAGTAAGTGTTCTTGTCTGGACCCTCCAGCCCAGGGGGTGCTGTGTGTTCCTGTTACTGactattaaaatactattttcacatcttaaaaaaaaaaaaaaaaaatagtcaggAAGGAGTATGCCTTTAGCACTCCTATACCCCTCTAGCTTTATGGTATCAACATCAGCCATTTACTAcacatttttcttcttgtattatcagaaaaaagaatcctttatataagaatatatgaGTAATCAGAACAATTTTAATAAGAACTTTGCTGTcatgtactttaaaattttgttctttggtTTTTCTATTCATATTTCATGGGAGTTCATATTCTATGTTACCTATAtccttaagatttatttttttaaataccaagaCATTTCCAattgtttaagatttttattgTTGGGTTGGGAGTATTTGCCTGTTGTGGGTAACAGTAagttactaaaattttaaaaatatatatccaagattttttctatgaaaaattgcttaattttccttttatgtatttattactaaaataagctttttaaaaaaaaatcactgattatgtttctgaaaaatttctacaaagtaaaaatttaattCTAACTGGGAAACAGAGAAATAGGAATCATTAATGATTTTGATTTACAAAGTACACTTCTGATTCATTTTAATTGTAAATTTCTACAGGCTATTAGATTAGTATGAAAATGTGTTTATCAAGACACGTTTGTAAGAAACATTTTCTGATATTCATTCTTGTATTTCCTTTAAAACAATTTATCTATCAATTTTACAGGATATTTCTTATTGGATGTTTATGATATTTAAAAGTATAATCCTTATTTTGTTTCTCCAAACTTGAATACAAATGGAAATTTGTACAACCTGAAAGTACAGTTTTATGTAAAAACTGATACAGAATAAATGTCAAGCaatctatattttatattaataggaACTTGTAACATCCAATAGTGTAAGCACCAGTTGTATTTAAggcaaaatggaaaattatactCTCATTATACTTTTAGATCCAGCATACTGACTTTCACCTTGGGCAGGTTTGAACAGCACTAAGAATTACAAATGATTATAACTTACTTAGAAGTTGGAGGAATTACTTTCTCAGTATCTAGCTAAAATACAGACATAAGAAGTCCTATCTTTTGACACACAAATTATGCTGACAGATTTTTAaatggtactttaaaaaaaaaaaaaaaggctgaactTTCAGCAGCAGAGCCATCTACAAAAGTTTGGAGGGAGTCAGGATATTAACTTTGAATTGCTCTTAGGAATTCCTATCTTTCCTGACATATCACACTAAACTGCATATCCAGGTCCATTCTGGAGCTGATTCAGAGCCACTAACTGGCTGGTCTTGCAGTCTTctctaaagagaaggaaaatacgaGTTTCATTGAGTCCAGGATGGGCCCATCTCAGCATTTAGTTTCATGTAAGCAGCTGTAAAACAGTGATGATTTCTGGGAATAGCGGGAGAAACCAGGAGTATGTTGCTCAAAAAGGCAGCAAGGAGACTGCTTTATTAAGAGTTTTGTTGGAAAGAAAAAGCTGTTAAGGTAAAGCAGTGATTTTCATTCAGTTTAATGCTCTCTCACAGAGGTAACACAAAACAGCTCTTACTTTCCAGAACCTTTTTTCTCCCACAAGATTAATTATATCTCTGAAACATTCCCCCTTTAAAGATTGCAGCTTTCTTCTTTCATGGTTTTATAAGCCTTTATCAAAGCTGTATGCTCAGTGGCTCTGTTGTGTGCAACTCaaactccgtggactgtaacccaaacaggctctgtccgtggaattttccaggcaagaatactggctgctgctgctgctaagttgcttcagtcctgtccgactctgtgcaaccccatagacagcagtccaccaggctcccccgtccctgggattctccaggcaagaacactggagtgggttgccatttccttctccaatgcatgaaagtgaaaagtgaaagtgaagtcactcagtcgtgtccgactcttagcgaccccatggactgcagcccaccaggctcctccatccatgggattttccaggcaagagtactggagtagggtgccattgccttctccaagaatactggagtgggttgccatttcctaccccaggggatcttcccaacccagggatcgaatccatgcctatctcctatactggcaggtagattctttatcactgtgccacctgggaagcccttatcaaAGCTATCTATATTTTTAGGCCATACTATATCTATAGGTAAAAACTATCATAACTTCACAACGCgctgaatatttttcttctgacATTACCACTTACAAGccctaaaatattctttattattttaatatctatttattgGTTATTTGCCCATGCTCATGTTACTTGTATTCATTTCCTTATGATTTAATAAGCCATTAATAACTACTCCCCTCAAGTCCCCCTCACCCCTGCCACACATTTAAGCTACTCTTAAACTTAAGATTTTAGTCCATCTTTTCAGCACAGATTTGCAATACTTTTTTCTTGAGCAGCAGAGGCTCCTATAGTCCAAAGCAAGTATTTCAGTTTGTTTCTAACACCTTTCCAAGTGGTCCTTTATAAAAacatttggattttcttcccatgcTACCAGGGTGTCCACCATTAAACATATGTCATTTTTCTGCCCACTTGTACATCTTTCTGGGATATTCTTGTAGTTTTTCCAAATTCCAGTTTTGAGGGGAGTTTAGTGTGATTGTACATCTGGATGTTTTGTTGTACACAACTTTTTCAGATTATAAGTAAAAATACTATCATTCTAAGCACTGATGTTTGACTAACCATCTTATGTTGCTGGAAGCTTTTTACTCCAAGAAGTGACTTGTAGTTCTGTACTCTGTAGAGTTTGGTTCTAATACATGAACTTATGAAAGTACAAATAAATTGCATTCTGACTGCCCTTTAATTATACCACTTGTCTGCTCAGTCCAATGTTAATTGTAAATGGTTAGAcctaaaggaaatccaaagatatgttttatttcaaatatcACACTTATACATTCCTATTaactttctttgcatttttgaaaaaaaaattcagcattgTATAAAAAGATATTTGTACTAGTATAAGGAATACTTAATTATGTGCTTGTAATAAGTTTCCTTATTGTCAATTTATGTATAAGATCTGAAGTAAtttcttccaaaattaaaaaacaaatttccttTACCACTTTGTAATTCTATGCATAGACAAGTGTTTAAAACATGTCATATACaattactgagcacctgctgtgtgtaaGCTTCAGCCTAAGTACtgtatgcattttaaaagaatctaaaagGTTCTTTAGGAAGACAagtgattataaaataataaggCTGGAAAAGcatacaataattttttaaattagtaaaataaataagtctatGTGGCTGAAATTGTAGTCGAACAAAGTTTTTTCAAGGAGCTTTGTGGACAAGTAGTGGTGGAAATTGATATATGAATCCTTAGTACTTGATTTTAAAGTTCAGAATCTAATTTTTGCTGGCTaggaacaaaataattttattataaggtTAAGCAGTAGCTCACAAAACTGAAGAAAGGTCAGACAACCAGGATCATAAAATGCCAGACACCAAGGAAAGCTTGGTAGCAAAGACAGCAAAAGTTATACATCAAAACAGCCTGATCAGGATTCTATTACTGGCCTGATCAGAGCAAAATACAGCTAGAAACCATTGCCAGTGCCACAGACTGGCACAACTGCACATGAATTCTAAGTCTTCTGTTAGTTATCACGCCATCCTTTCACAACTCAAAGCTCAGGCAGGAGCAGTAAAATTGGTGGCACCAAGGTTACATATTGGCAATCAATGtgtgagaaagaaaatatctatTCTTTTAGCCTTCTCTAATGCAGTGTGGAGGTTTGCCTTCTAACAGATATTCACATAAGGAATTCTCcctaaataaaaacagattttggGACTTGGCAGTCAATAAATGACAAAATGCCCACTAAAGTCTACTCCTTCTCCTACCCAATATACACATACTCATTATTTCCCATGATTACACTTCAAAAAATTATCTCATCTAACATAATGTTCAACCATTGCTCTTTCAATTGAGAATGCACTGACCCTTCCTCATAGGAATTAAAGTTCTCATAGGTTACTACATTTAGCTCCATGGTCAGGATTGCAGGGAATTCCATCCCTTCCCAATTCTACAATTAATCCCATCACAATATATTCTGCAAACAATGCACTACATTGTAGTTAGAGCCACTGTCAAAATCCTCCGAACAACAgtgtgagaaattaaaaaaataaaaaggacgtTAGTTAGACTACATGCATGCCATTCCAAAAGAAATATGGATAGAGGCTCTagctatttgtttttttaaactagttGTGAGGACCAAAACAATACCTAGCTGGTTATTACCTTGTCTAATATCTATTTAATGTTCCCTTGACTTTCATCCAGAACTCTTACCAGGTGTAGGATTTCAGTCCAGTGGGGTGATGAAAACCTCTTGTCTGAGGGACTTGAGGCTCTGCCTGTGTAAGGCTGTTGTAATATTCTACTAGCAGTATGAGAGTCTAACAAGGAAGCAACTCTATTTGGGTTTTGGGGCCTTTGGGTTTTTGTCCATACTCCTTCTGGCTCCTATTGTGTAGCAGCCAACTCAGTTACCTCTTGGCATATTAGCAATCACTCCAGTCAGTGCCCTAACATCCATTTTGCTTGTGTACCCAGTGCTTAAGGAATTTGGAATGGGCAAATGCGGTCTCAGCTTCCAATTCAACAATAATAGCATGGTTGTATGCAAACTTTGTGGAAGCATTCTCCCTTGAGCACAAAAACAGCATATGGAGATGGGAAGAAAATGTTTTGtgggtggattttattttttatgaattctTTGACCAGAAGTAGCATCAGGTGGGAAATCTCAATAATAGACAAAGTTATAGTAGTTAATGATTAGTGTCTATGACAGACCTGGCCAAGCAAAGGTCCACAGGGTAGTCAGCAATAAGTACTCTTAGGATAATGATTTCCTTTTGAGATATAGGCTCTTTctacaagagagttccagaaaaacatctatttctgctttattgactatgccaaagtctgactgtgtggatcacaataaactgtggaaaattatgaaagaaatgggaataccagaccacctgacctgcctcttgagaaacctgtatgcaggtcaggaagcaaccgttagaaccggacatggaacaacagactggttccaaataggaaaaggagtacgtcaaggctgtatactgtcaccctgcttatttaacttatatgcagagtacatcatgagaaatgttgggctggaagaaacacaagctggaatcaagattgccaggagaaatatcaataacctcagatatgcagatgacaccacccttatggcagaaagagaagaggaactagaaagcctcttgatgaaagtgaaagaggagagtgaaaaagttggcttaaagctcaacattcagaaaatgaagatcatggcatccggtcccatcacttcatggcaaatagatggggaaacagtggaaacagtgtcagattttattttgggggctccaaaatcactgcagatggtgattgcagcaatgacattaaaagacccttactccttgggaaaaaagttatgaccaacctagatagcatattcaaaagcagagacattactttgccaacaaaggttcgtctagtcaaggctatggattttcctgtggt
The window above is part of the Bos javanicus breed banteng chromosome 2, ARS-OSU_banteng_1.0, whole genome shotgun sequence genome. Proteins encoded here:
- the LOC133259830 gene encoding large ribosomal subunit protein eL13-like; the encoded protein is MAPSRNGMILKPHFHKDWQRRVATWFNQPAGKIHRRKTQQAKARRIAPRPTSSPLRPVVRCPIVRYHTKVCASRGFSLEELRVAGIHKKVARTIGISVDPRRWNKCTESLQANMQRLKEYRSKLTLFPRKPSASKKGDSSAEELKLATHLTGPVMPIRKVYKKEKARVITEEENFKTFASLRMARANTRLFGIRAKRAKEAAEQDVEKKK